CCGGCCTCTTACGCTCACAAGATCAAAAGTAATGCTTCCAGTGGCAAACAAACCGATTCTTGAACACATAATCAATGCTCTTGTAAAAAATGATATAAAAAATATCATTCTTGTTGTTGGCTACAAGAAAGAGCGTATAATGGACTATTTTGAAGATGGGATCAACTTCGGTGTTAAAATAGAGTACGTTGAACAAAAAGCACAGATAGGAACAGCGCACGCAATTCTTCAGGCACGTGATCTAATAGGACAGGATGAAGAAAAATTCATTGTCGTGAACGGGGACAATATTATCGGCCCTGATGCCATTGCAGATCTTATCAACGGAGAAGAAGGCGATGCTACACTGCTCACATGCAAGAAAGACAATGTTAGCGGCTATGGAGTAATAGTTGCCAAAGGAAAGAAAGTTGTTGAGATCATTGAAAAACCAAAGACACTCATAAGTCATCTTATCAACACAGGTATCTACCTTTTTAAAACAGACATCTTTGAAATGATAGAAAGGACAGCCGTATCAACAACCGGCGAGTATGCAATTACCGACACTCTTCAAATGATGATCGATGAAGGAATGCCTGTAACAACTGCAATAACTAACGCTGAATGGCTTGATGCAGCTTATTCATGGAACCTGCTGGAAGCAAATACTATTATCCTCGGTGATTTTGAGACAGATATTTCAAAAGCAAAGATCGAAGATTGTGTCAGCATAAAGGGAAGTGTTTCGATCGGCAGGAACACAACCATCAGATCTGGATCATACATCGTCGGACCCGTGGTCATTGGTGACAACTGCGACATCGGACCAAATGTGGTAATATTACCTTCCACCAGCATTGGTAATAACGTGTCAATAGCTTCGTATACCTATATCAAGAACAGCATACTGATGAATGATGTGAGGATCAGTACGCACAGCAATATTTCAAGTTCCGTTTTAGGAAGCAATGTTACAACAGGTCCGAACTTCATCACAGAAGAAGGTGAGGAGCTGCATATTATTCTTGAAAATGAGCTT
The sequence above is a segment of the uncultured Methanolobus sp. genome. Coding sequences within it:
- the glmU gene encoding bifunctional sugar-1-phosphate nucleotidylyltransferase/acetyltransferase; the protein is MKAVILAAGEGKRCRPLTLTRSKVMLPVANKPILEHIINALVKNDIKNIILVVGYKKERIMDYFEDGINFGVKIEYVEQKAQIGTAHAILQARDLIGQDEEKFIVVNGDNIIGPDAIADLINGEEGDATLLTCKKDNVSGYGVIVAKGKKVVEIIEKPKTLISHLINTGIYLFKTDIFEMIERTAVSTTGEYAITDTLQMMIDEGMPVTTAITNAEWLDAAYSWNLLEANTIILGDFETDISKAKIEDCVSIKGSVSIGRNTTIRSGSYIVGPVVIGDNCDIGPNVVILPSTSIGNNVSIASYTYIKNSILMNDVRISTHSNISSSVLGSNVTTGPNFITEEGEELHIILENELHEAEKLGTVIGDDTDVGGNVLIRAGKMVSSNCRISSGKTITEDVPTNALVN